From the Sulfolobales archaeon genome, the window GAGCTCAGATCCTATGCCTGTATAGAAGACAGCAGATCCGAGGACTGTGGGAAGTCCTGCAATCATTGAAAGGCTTAGAAGGGTTGTGTGGCTAATCCTAAGCTTTAGATCTCCTATAAGCGGTCCTACTATCGCGAATCCCTCGGTAGCATTATGTATCGCAAAACCTATGGTGAATAGTATTGCAGATGCTAGAGCTCCTGAGAGTAGAGAAACTGCTATAGCGAATCCCTCGCCAACATTATGTATACCCAGGGCTAGTGCGATAATATATCCGGAATAGATCCCTAGAGAGGAGCTCTTACCCTTCTTCATATTATTCTCAATGCCTGCCAAGATCAAATATGTTGCTAGAAAAGCTATTGTAGTCACCATAGATGCTATAAGAAATTCCATCACCGTTGCAGGTCTAGCCAGATTCTCAACATACTCCGATACTTCATGTCCCGCCTCTAATGCTAGGTATCCTAACACTCCTCCTGCAACAGCTTGGAGAAAGCCAACTCCTCTAGCTGATAGAATTCTTCTAGCTCTGTAGAGAGCTACAGCGCCTATGTACACGGTTAAACCTGCTATAAGCCCAAAAACAATAGGCAGAGTATCAGGTTGCCAGCTCATTCTAACACCTCATGGTTACATTTTCATCTAACTGTAACCATGAGACCTTATAAGCATAGTATTATGAGCTGTACATATCTATTTAAAATTATGATTGAAACCTTGTAACGAGTAAGAATAATATGATGTAGAACGAGGATCGAGAGCTATATAGCTGGTTGTATATGATCAGTAGAAGATCTATCTGCTCCAGAGAATTTCGAGTAGAAAGAGGGTGTTAGAATATATTAGAATATATAAAGATCTGTTTTCTCTGATAAGGATCTCATCTTCCCGCTCGCATCATACCCTCTCATTTCTGCTCTAACATGCTTATATAATATTTGCTTTATATACCTAAGATGACATTCTATTCTAGGGTATCTAATTTGAATAGAAGTAGATTAAATTCAAAAATATTCATTCTCATATCTATGCCATCTTCATGGGATCTTCTCTACAGCCATATATCATATATCCCTCACCTGATCCACCAGAGCCTTGAGGCGAGCTTCTATGTCTGAGAAACTTTCCGAGAAATATCTTGTCCTCAGCTTCAGCCCTCTACCAGCGGAGTTCATAAGAGCTCTGTTATCCTCATACAGATCTTCACTAGATAAAGATGTTGATGTTATTGTCTTCAGAGATTTAAGAGATCGAGAGAAACTTCATGCTCTCCTTAGAACAGTTGATGTTATAATAGGAGATTATACTATGGAGATTCCTATAACAAGAGATATGTGTTATGCTATGGAGAGAGTCAGACTCATAGCTCAGCCGAGCACTGGTTTTGATCATATAGACATAGATGCTTGTGCTGAGAAGAGAATCCCAGTAGCAAATATTGGCGGAGCTAATGCTGTTACAGTAGCCGAGTATACTATAATGGTTGCTCTAGCTCTTCTACGTAGACTTGTAGAAGCTCATGAGAGAACTAGAAGAGGTGAGTGGCCTCAGTGGGAGATTATGGAGAAAGGATCCTTTGAGCTTCAGAGTAAGACCTGGGGTATAATAGGTTTAGGCAGGATAGGAAGAGAGGTTGCTAGAAGGGTTAAAGCTTTCAATGCGAGCATTATATACTATGATAAGATCAGATTTGAGAATATAGAGAGAGAACTAGGTGTAGAATTCTCTCCTCTGCACAAGCTTTTGAGAGTAAGCGATATAGTGTCACTGCATCTGCCACTAACACCTGAGACCAGGCGTTTGATAGGAGAGAAGGAGCTTAGATTGATGAAGCCTACAGCAGTTCTTATAAATCCGGCGAGAGGTGAGATCGTTGACGAAGAAGCTCTAGCTAGAGCTCTTGAGGAGAGATGGATTGCTGGAGCTGCTGTTGATGTGTATAGTAGAGAGCCTCCTGGCAAGGATCATCCTCTTATAAGGCTTGCGGCTAGAGGCGATCTTAATCTGATTGTGACACCTCATATAGGAGGAGCTTCTACCGAGTCTAGGGCGAGGATAATTCAGGTTACTATAGAGAATGTCATCAGAGTTCTTAGAGGAGAGAAGCCTTTGAATGTTGTTAACATGTCTGTATAGGTGGTTGGATTATGCCTACTGTTGCATCCTACATAACTGAGGTTCTAGAGATTCTAGGTGTTAAAAGGATCTATGGTTTAATAGGTACGACTCTTCTTGATTTCATGGATGCTCTCTATGA encodes:
- a CDS encoding 2-hydroxyacid dehydrogenase, which gives rise to MSEKLSEKYLVLSFSPLPAEFIRALLSSYRSSLDKDVDVIVFRDLRDREKLHALLRTVDVIIGDYTMEIPITRDMCYAMERVRLIAQPSTGFDHIDIDACAEKRIPVANIGGANAVTVAEYTIMVALALLRRLVEAHERTRRGEWPQWEIMEKGSFELQSKTWGIIGLGRIGREVARRVKAFNASIIYYDKIRFENIERELGVEFSPLHKLLRVSDIVSLHLPLTPETRRLIGEKELRLMKPTAVLINPARGEIVDEEALARALEERWIAGAAVDVYSREPPGKDHPLIRLAARGDLNLIVTPHIGGASTESRARIIQVTIENVIRVLRGEKPLNVVNMSV
- a CDS encoding ZIP family metal transporter, encoding MSWQPDTLPIVFGLIAGLTVYIGAVALYRARRILSARGVGFLQAVAGGVLGYLALEAGHEVSEYVENLARPATVMEFLIASMVTTIAFLATYLILAGIENNMKKGKSSSLGIYSGYIIALALGIHNVGEGFAIAVSLLSGALASAILFTIGFAIHNATEGFAIVGPLIGDLKLRISHTTLLSLSMIAGLPTVLGSAVFYTGIGSELFLATLNTVATASIVYAMLHVNLSALGRLGGVSSPLFWIALTSGVIIAYSTESVVLFALAE